The following coding sequences are from one Nilaparvata lugens isolate BPH chromosome 4, ASM1435652v1, whole genome shotgun sequence window:
- the LOC120351054 gene encoding uncharacterized protein LOC120351054 — MSDLPHFRVNASSVFVHVGVDFAGPFNTKCSSLKKPRVYKGYLALFICLAVKAVHLEYVSELTTESFLAAFDRFTSRRGLPSHVYSDNGLNFVGAAKKLSDISNFLADSKTDIFKALVQREVTWHFNPPSTPNFGGIWEANIKSAKTLLKIQIGDNPMTMEEYFTVLSHIESIMNSRPLLERSQDPNETSPLLTPGHFLIGRPLLQAVEIPLDTTTPVRQRWTHLRRIVQTFWNRWSTEYLHTLMQRNKWKTHSEPLKVGHIVLIKNTSTAPTLRPLGIVEQIFPGQDQVVRVALIRTACGHLTRPVNKLIVLPIA, encoded by the coding sequence ATGTCGGATCTTCCCCATTTTCGTGTGAACGCCTCATCTGTATTCGTCCATGTAGGAGTTGACTTCGCTGGCCCCTTCAATACGAAGTGCAGCTCACTCAAAAAACCGAGAGTGTATAAGGGCTATCTTGCATTGTTCATATGCTTAGCGGTGAAAGCTGTTCATTTGGAATATGTATCGGAGCTGACCACTGAATCGTTTCTTGCCGCTTTCGATAGATTCACATCCCGTAGAGGCCTACCTTCTCATGTATACTCTGACAACGGATTGAACTTCGTTGGAGCTGCTAAAAAATTATCAGATATCTCGAATTTCTTGGCTGACAGTAAGACTGACATTTTTAAAGCTCTTGTACAACGTGAAGTAACCTGGCACTTCAATCCACCTAGCACACCCAATTTCGGCGGTATTTGGGAAGCAAATATTAAATCAGCGAAAACactgttgaaaattcaaattggtGATAATCCAATGACAATGGAGGAATATTTCACAGTGCTCTCtcatattgaatcaattatgaaTAGTCGTCCTCTATTGGAGCGTTCACAGGACCCCAACGAGACTTCACCTCTGCTGACACCCGGTCACTTTCTTATCGGCCGACCGTTGCTACAAGCTGTGGAGATCCCACTGGATACTACCACCCCCGTACGGCAGCGATGGACTCATCTACGCCGAATTGTGCAGACGTTTTGGAATCGATGGAGTACAGAATATCTACATACGCTTATGCAGCGAAACAAGTGGAAAACCCACTCAGAACCCTTGAAAGTGGGTCACATAGTGCTTATCAAGAACACGAGTACCGCGCCCACATTGCGGCCTCTAGGCATAGTCGAACAAATATTTCCCGGACAAGACCAAGTAGTAAGAGTGGCATTGATTCGCACCGCCTGCGGCCACCTCACACGACCTGTAAACAAACTCATAGTGTTGCCAATAGCTTAA